The following are encoded in a window of Phaseolus vulgaris cultivar G19833 chromosome 3, P. vulgaris v2.0, whole genome shotgun sequence genomic DNA:
- the LOC137807727 gene encoding SNAP25 homologous protein SNAP33-like produces the protein MSGAKKSPLKVAKPSSVESWTNPFDSDDEEKNTKRYSSSRKTSSDRALVSLEVNTNPFDDDIDATKKSSSVSYAFQSANRNRYKNGFRDSGGLENQSVQELESYAVYKAEETTNSVNSCLKIAANIREDATNTLVTLHQQGEQIIKSHHVAADIDHDLSRGEKLLGSLGGLFSKTWKPKKTRAITGPVIVGDDPVRSKGSHLEQREKLGLTSATKGQSKLRTLPQEPTNALEKVEVEIKKQDDALSDLSDMLGELKDMAVDMGSEIERHNKALNHLYDDVDELNYRMKGANQRGRRLLGK, from the exons ATGTCGGGTGCCAAGAAATCTCCTTTGAAGGTTGCTAAACCTAGTTCTGTTGAATCTTGGACTAATCCATTTGATTCTGATGATGAGGAAAAGAATACCAAAAGGTATAGTTCCTCGAGAAAGACTTCTTCGGATCGCGCACTTGTTTCACTGGAAGTTAACACCAACCCCTTTGATGATGACATTGATGCCACTAAGAAATCTTCTTCGGTTTCGTATGCATTTCAATCGGCCAACCGGAACAGGTACAAGAATGGTTTTCGCGATTCAGGCGGATTAGAGAATCAATCGGTTCAAGAACTGGAGAGTTATGCTGTTTACAAGGCTGAAGAGACTACAAATTCAGTCAATAGTTGTTTGAAGATAGCAGCGAATATAAGAGAGGATGCCACCAATACACTAGTCACCCTTCATCAACAGGGTGAGCAAATTATCAAGAGTCACCATGTTGCTGCTGACATTGACCACGATTTAAGCCGG GGGGAAAAACTCTTGGGAAGCCTTGGTGGCCTTTTCTCCAAAACTTGGAAACCAAAGAAGACGCGAGCAATAACAGGCCCAGTTATTGTTGGAG ATGACCCAGTGAGGAGCAAGGGCAGTCATCTGGAGCAGAGAGAGAAGTTGGGGCTGACTTCTGCCACCAAAGGGCAGTCCAAGCTGCGGACCCTACCTCAGGAACCAACCAATGCACTTGAAAAAGTTGAG GTTGAAATAAAGAAGCAAGATGATGCACTATCAGATTTAAGTGATATGTTGGGAGAGCTTAAAGACATGGCTGTAGACATGGGATCCGAGATTGAGAG GCATAACAAAGCATTGAATCATCTATACGATGATGTGGATGAGTTGAATTACCGAATGAAAGGTGCTAATCAACGTGGCCGTCGCTTACTCGGAAAATAA
- the LOC137807728 gene encoding heparanase-like protein 1 gives MGMHLVVFLFLASLRLALSQDVEHGLILVEGIQAIAETDDNFICATIDWWTHDKCDYKYCPWGDSSAVNLDLSHPFLAKAIQALKPLRIRVGGSLQDQVLYEVGNLKAPCHPFQKMKGGLFGFSKGCLQMKRWDELNHFFNDTGVLVTFGLNALHGRHPSHTVWGGDWDSSNAYDLINYTVSKGYKIDSWEFGNELSGKGIGASVSAAQYGKDLIKLKEVLHSLYNNSNFKPLLVAPGGFYNKDWYDKLLQVTGPGIVNVLTHHVYNLGPGSDVHLDRKILDPKQLSNVESTFSNLSETIKKYGHWSSAWVGEAGGAFNSGGRQISNTFINSFWYLDQLGIASRYNTKVYCRQTLIGGNYGLLDTTTFVPNPDYYSALLWHQLMGKTVLAANSDVFSPSLRTYAHCSKGRDGITLLLINLSNQTRFRLMVHDRVPVSNGGNENATMIHAENSFFSHLKRAFSWIGSKGSDVTFREEYHLNAKDDYLRSQTMLLNGIPLELTNDGEIPTLDPLLNSVQSPILLAPLSIAFVVFPYFDAPACAEHRKL, from the exons ATGGGAATGCACCTCGTCGTGTTTCTCTTTCTGGCTTCTCTGAGATTGGCTTTATCTCAAGATGTTGAACATGGTTTGATTCTAGTAGAAGGAATTCAAGCAATTGCCGAGACTGATGATAACTTCATCTGTGCAACTATTGATTGGTGGACTCACGACAAGTGTGATTACAAGTATTGCCCCTGGGGTGATTCTTCTGCTGTAAATTTG GACTTGTCTCATCCTTTCCTTGCGAAGGCAATCCAAG CTCTGAAGCCTTTGAGGATTAGAGTTGGAGGTTCTTTGCAAGATCAGGTGCTGTACGAGGTAGGAAATTTGAAGGCCCCTTGTCATCCATTTCAAAAGATGAAAGGTGGATTGTTTGGATTTTCAAAGGGATGTTTGCAAATGAAAAGGTGGGATGAGCTGAATCATTTTTTCAATGATACAGG GGTCCTTGTGACATTTGGTTTGAATGCACTCCATGGGAGGCACCCGAGTCATACTGTTTGGGGAGGAGACTGGGACTCTTCCAATGCTTATGATTTAATCAATTACACTGTTTCAAAGGGTTACAAGATTGACTCATGGGAATTTG GTAATGAGTTGAGTGGGAAGGGCATTGGGGCAAGTGTGAGTGCTGCACAGTACGGGAAAGACTTGATAAAGCTTAAAGAAGTTTTACACTCATTATACAATAACTCCAATTTCAAACCTTTACTTGTAGCACCTGGAGGGTTCTATAATAAGGACTGGTATGATAAGCTTCTTCAGGTTACAGGTCCAGGCATAGTCAATGTGCTCACTCATCACGTCTATAATTTGGGCCCAG GTAGTGACGTGCATCTTGACAGGAAGATTCTAGATCCCAAACAATTGAGCAATGTAGAATCAACTTTTAGCAATCTTTCagaaactattaaaaaatatggCCATTGGTCTTCTGCATGGGTAGGAGAAGCTGGTGGGGCATTTAACAGTGGTGGTCGTCAAATTTCTAATACGTTTATAAATAGCTTTTG GTACTTAGATCAACTTGGAATAGCATCCAGATACAACACTAAGGTTTACTGCAGACAAACTTTAATTGGAGGAAACTATGGTCTTCTCGATACCACTACTTTCGTTCCAAATCCTGATTACTACAG TGCACTTTTGTGGCATCAGCTAATGGGGAAGACTGTTCTTGCAGCTAATAGTGATGTTTTTTCACCTTCTTTACGAACTTATGCACATTGTTCAAAAGGCAGA GATGGTATAACATTGCTGCTGATCAATTTGAGCAATCAGACTCGTTTCAGACTGATGGTTCATGATCGTGTACCTGTGAGTAATGGAGGAAATGAAAATGCTACGATGATCCATGCAGAGAATTCATTCTTTAGTCATCTGAAGAGGGCATTTTCTTGGATTGGAAGCAAAGGATCAGATGTGACATTCAGGGAGGAGTACCACTTAAATGCAAAAGATGATTACCTTAGAAGCCAAACCATGTTGCTCAATGGTATTCCCCTAGAGTTGACAAATGATGGAGAAATTCCAACATTGGATCCACTACTCAATAGTGTACAGTCTCCAATACTCTTAGCTCCTTTATCCATTGCATTTGTTGTATTCCCCTACTTTGATGCCCCAGCTTGTGCTGAACATAGAAAACTTTAA
- the LOC137807729 gene encoding uncharacterized protein, with protein MEDNEVVDDQNSGWFQVKKKHRNTSKFSLQSWVGGFSGKNASNSLHTQHCITKTDDNSRSQQKNNLSRSGENFSQNPASGSAVSSLGESNEKESTNCFNTGVGRHNAESQNSTALITMDSQGKHEEIRKLQQTDKPDLAQKTRWGDLEEGGLALPLENMIGVGIKFGSIGDDSLLSCRKNGNIPEPCDSYHAQEKDLMATAIIAEVASDQIPLMKHEVEILGENGKDVKNVSSEHLNNRQMVVERIGPEDDILYCDKNNDEENKTTTDSAINNDILSTKDAAEVTNEAQASSINLVRDKKNSEVPEQNGSLSETVTAQGTESQVPEVVNDSVVSSEVVRVSHDGNVENVVSTSQNMGSLEEGDSNESKERFRQRLWCFLFENLNRSVDELYLLCELECDLEQMKEAILVLEESASDFRELITRVEEFEMVKKSSQIMDGVPVILKSDHRRPHALSWEVRRMTTSPHRADILSSSLEAFRKIQQERVILQSGTTESSTSLTSESIGNTNKSRFNDGTNAAKYLVTKSRKHVGSSDERQGNLNEKEHIIEGGKSCDTITMQNGCNPPENILSSEVKLSKLSPLENSSASTTTKGKRDHLGSGSDKTLYKKDKATIEGVNEKPPRSTDNMRRQMAVPEKDKEKRSSAPGKSLNAWKEKRNWEDILSSPFRVSSRMPYSPSLGRKSAERVRTLHDKLMSPEKKKKTTSDLKREAEEKHARAMRIRSELENERVQKLQRTSQKLNRVNEWHAVRHMKLREGMYARHQRSESRHEAFLAQVVKRAGDESSKVNEVRFITSLNEENKKLILRQKLHESELRRAEKLQVLKSKQKEDLAREEAVIERRKLIEAEKLQRLAEIQRRKEEAQVRREEERKASSAAREARAIEQLRRKEERAKAQQEEAELLAQKLAERLNESEQRRKIYLEQIRERANLRDQSSPLLRRSLNKEGQGRSTPTNSVDDSQTNIVSGVGSSLGIGNITLQHSIKRRIKRIRQRLMALKYEFLEPPLGGESASLGYRVAVGAARAKVGRWLQELQRLRQARKEGATSIGLIISEMIKYLEGKDPELQASRQAGLLDFIASALPASHTSKPEACQVMLHLLKLLRVVLSTPANRSYFLAQNLLPPIIPMLSAALENYIKIAASLGVPGNFSLPSTKASVENFESISEILNSFLWTVTAIFGHISSEERQLQMRDGLLELLISYQVIHRLRDLFALHDRPQMEGSAFPGPILLSIQLLVVLTSRSGRLSYIDWESSPVIMEQEIGSEGAKLADSAHFVVSNSWGDYTPLSMINGSSVVHLPDVPEDRPLDEMIKVNKNNESISIGKDSELEHDSSVKLKVDDIEKIDLDESKSGDMTNLSIPQKDEKHTVVNVAVQKNEKVSNLGQPVVFLLSAISETGLVSLPSLLTAVLLQANNRSSSEQASYILPSNFEEVAAGVLKVLNNVALLDLVFLQRMLARPDLKMEIFHLMSFLLSHSAIKWKSPTDQVGSLVLESLSLLGHFALFHPGNQAVLRWGKSPTILHKVCDLPFVFFSDPELMPILAGTLVAACYGCEQNKFVVQQELSVDMLLSLLRSCRNAAPATQLNSTLDNSTTDESSEYNQLATEIKKPHVEIPVKCGRSNGKGTRASFGKSGASGNNVKNGRIRSQRDAKTTKHSEELAPKHGEPSYLMLHCRFLPRFIDKVEQFFSSEIANGVDEL; from the exons ATGGAGGATAATGAAGTCGTTGATGATCAGAACTCAGGGTGGTTCCAAGTTAAAAAG AAGCACAGAAATACATCGAAATTCTCTTTGCAGAGCTGGGTGGGAGGATTTTCGGGGAAAAATGCCTCTAACTCTCTGCACACTCAGCATTGCATTACTAAAACCGATGACAATTCACGTAGCCAGCAGAAAAATAATCTTTCAAGGTCAGGGGAGAATTTTTCACAGAACCCTGCCTCTGGGAGTGCTGTGAGTTCTCTTGGTGaatcaaatgaaaaagagaGCACAAACTGTTTTAATACAGGTGTGGGTAGACATAATGCAGAAAGTCAGAACTCAACTGCATTAATTACTATGGATTCTCAAGGTAAACATGAGGAAATTAGGAAATTACAGCAAACTGATAAGCCTGACTTAGCCCAGAAAACAAGATGGGGTGATTTAGAGGAGGGGGGATTGGCACTGCCCCTTGAAAACATGATTGGAGTTGGGATCAAGTTTGGTAGTATTGGAGATGATAGTTTGCTTAGCTGTCGAAAGAATGGGAATATTCCTGAACCTTGTGATTCATATCATGCTCAAGAAAAAGACTTAATGGCGACTGCTATCATTGCAGAGGTTGCTTCTGATCAGATTCCTTTGATGAAACATGAAGTCGAAATACTTGGGGAGAATGGTAAAGATGTTAAGAATGTATCTTCGGAACATTTGAACAATCGACAAATGGTTGTGGAAAGAATTGGTCCAGAAGATGACATATTATATTGCGATAAGAACAATGATGAAGAGAATAAAACAACAACTGATAGTGCCATTAACAATGACATTCTGTCCACCAAAGATGCTGCCGAGGTCACAAATGAAGCACAGGCCTCCTCTATCAATTTGGTacgtgataaaaaaaattctgaagtGCCAGAACAAAATGGCAGCTTAAGTGAAACAGTTACTGCCCAAGGTACTGAGTCACAAGTGCCTGAAGTTGTCAATGATTCTGTGGTTTCTAGTGAAGTGGTTAGGGTTTCACACGATGGTAATGTGGAAAATGTTGTTTCAACCTCTCAAAATATGGGATCTCTTGAAGAAGGTGATTCCAATGAAAGCAAAGAAAGGTTTAGGCAGAGGCTTTGGTGCTTTCTGTTTGAGAATCTTAATAGGTCTGTGGATGAACTTTATCTTCTCTGTGAACTAGAATGTGATTTGGAGCAGATGAAAGAGGCAATTCTTGTTCTTGAGGAGTCTGCATCTGATTTTAGAGAGCTAATCACTAGAGTAGAGGAATTTGAAATGGTTAAAAAATCTTCTCAAATAATGGATGGAGTTCCTGTCATCTTGAAGAGTGATCACCGCAGGCCTCATGCTCTCTCATGGGAA GTCCGAAGGATGACAACTTCACCACACAGGGCAGATATACTATCTTCATCTCTCGAGGCTTTTAGAAAGATTCAACAAGAGCGTGTTATCTTGCAATCAGGTACCACGGAAAGTTCCACGTCTTTGACCTCTGAATCTATTGGCAATACAAACAAGTCTAGGTTCAATGATGGGACAAATGCTGCCAAATATTTGGTGACGAAGTCAAGAAAGCATGTTGGATCTTCAGATGAAAGACAAGGGAATCTGAATGAAAAAGAGCATATTATTGAAGGGGGAAAATCCTGTGACACGATCACAATGCAAAATGGATGTAACCCTCCAGAAAACATATTAAGTTCAGAAGTTAAGTTATCTAAATTATCTCCCTTGGAGAATTCTTCTGCTTCTACCACCACCAAGGGTAAGAGAGATCACCTTGGTTCTGGATCTGATAAGACTCTTTATAAGAAAGATAAAGCTACAATAGAAGGTGTTAATGAGAAACCCCCAAGATCCACAGATAATATGAGGAGGCAAATGGCAGTACCTGAAAAAGATAAGGAGAAAAGGAGTAGTGCCCCGGGAAAGTCTTTGAATGCTTGGAAGGAGAAGAGGAACTGGGAGGACATACTTTCATCTCCATTTCGTGTCTCTTCCCGCATGCCATATTCACCAAGCCTGGGCCGGAAAAGTGCTGAGCGTGTACGTACTCTGCATGATAAGCTAATGTCTcctgaaaaaaagaagaaaacaacttCAGACTTAAAAAGAGAAGCAGAAGAAAAGCATGCTCGTGCTATGAGAATCAGAAGTGAGTTAGAGAATGAAAGAGTCCAAAAGCTTCAACGAACATCGCAAAAATTAAATCGTGTCAACGAGTGGCATGCTGTTCGTCATATGAAGTTACGAGAGGGCATGTATGCCCGCCATCAACGCAGTGAATCTCGTCATGAAGCTTTTTTGGCTCAAGTGGTGAAGAGAGCTGGTGATGAAAGTAGCAAGGTAAATGAGGTTCGGTTTATTACTTCCTTAAAtgaagagaataaaaaattgattctGCGTCAGAAACTTCATGAATCAGAGTTGAGGAGAGCTGAAAAGCTTCAAGTGCTAAAATCTAAGCAAAAGGAGGATTTGGCAAGAGAAGAAGCTGTTATAGAGCGTCGAAAACTCATTGAGGCTGAGAAGTTACAGCGCCTTGCTGAGATTCAGCGGAGAAAGGAGGAGGCTCAAGTAAGACGGGAAGAGGAAAGAAAAGCGTCAAGTGCAGCTCGGGAAGCAAGAGCTATTGAACAACTTAGGAGAAAGGAAGAAAGAGCCAAAGCTCAACAAGAGGAAGCTGAACTTTTGGCCCAGAAATTGGCAGAGAGACTTAATGAAAGTGAACAACGCCGTAAGATTTATCTGGAGCAAATTCGGGAGAGAGCAAATTTGAGGGATCAATCATCCCCTTTGTTGCGTAGATCATTAAATAAGGAAGGACAAGGTAGATCTACCCCTACAAACAGTGTTGATGATTCTCAAACAAACATTGTTTCTGGCGTTGGTTCTAGTCTTGGAATTGGCAATATCACATTGCAACACTCAATTAAGAGAAGAATCAAGAGAATTCGACAAAGGCTTATGGCTTTAAAGTACGAGTTTCTTGAGCCCCCTCTTGGTGGTGAAAGTGCTAGCCTGGGATATAGAGTAGCAGTTGGTGCTGCTAGAGCAAAAGTTGGTCGGTGGCTTCAAGAACTTCAAAGACTTAGGCAAGCAAGAAAAGAAGGGGCCACAAGTATAGGGCTAATAATTTCTGAAATGAtcaag TATTTGGAAGGGAAGGATCCTGAGTTACAAGCATCTCGTCAAGCTGGACTACTTGATTTTATTGCTTCTGCCCTGCCTGCATCTCACACCTCAAAACCTGAAGCATGCCAGGTTATGTTGCACTTGTTAAAACTTCTGAGAGTTGTGCTATCTACACCTGCAAATAGGAGTTATTTCCTTGCACAGAATCTTCTGCCTCCAATTATCCCAATGCTTTCGGCAGCTCTCGAGAATTATATAAAGATTGCAGCATCTTTAGGTGTTCCTGGTAACTTCAGTTTGCCATCAACTAAAGCATCAGTTGAAAACTTTGAATCAATTTCTgaaatattaaatagttttttgtGGACTGTTACTGCTATTTTTGGTCATATAAGCTCAGAAGAAAGACAACTTCAGATGCGGGATGGCTTACTGGAGTTACTGATTTCCTACCAAGTTATTCACAGGTTAAGAGATCTTTTTGCACTTCATGATAGGCCACAGATGGAAGGGTCAGCATTTCCTGGCCCTATTCTCTTAAGCATACAACTTTTGGTGGTTTTGACCTCTAGATCTGGAAGATTGAGTTATATTGACTGGGAATCTTCCCCTGTGATAATGGAACAGGAAATTGGTAGTGAAGGGGCTAAACTTGCAGATTCTGCACATTTTGTCGTGAGTAATTCCTGGGGAGATTACACTCCCTTATCAATGATCAATGGCAGCTCAGTTGTGCATTTACCTGATGTTCCTGAGGACAGACCATTGGATGAAATGATTAAGGTGAACAAGAATAATGAATCTATTTCTATTGGGAAGGATTCTGAATTGGAGCATGATAGTTCTGTTAAATTGAAAGTTGATGATATAGAAAAGATAGATCTAGATGAATCCAAGAGTGGGGATATGACTAATTTGTCTATTCCCCAAAAGGACGAGAAACATACAGTGGTAAATGTTGCAGTACAGAAAAACGAAAAAGTATCAAATTTGGGTCAGCCAGTAGTATTTCTTCTTTCAGCTATTTCTGAAACAGGACTTGTCAGTCTCCCTTCTCTTTTGACTGCTGTTCTTCTGCAGGCAAACAATAGATCATCCTCTGAACAG GCCTCATATATCCTTCCGTCTAATTTTGAAGAGGTGGCAGCTGGAGTACTGAAGGTGCTGAACAATGTGGCTCTTTTGGATCTTGTATTTTTGCAGCGAATGCTG GCTAGGCCTGATTTGAAAATGGAAATTTTCCATTTGATGAGCTTCCTTCTTTCTCATTCTGCCATCAAGTGGAAATCTCCTACTGATCAG GTTGGTTCTCTTGTGCTTGAATCTCTATCTCTTCTTGGTCACTTTGCCTTGTTTCATCCGGGAAATCAGGCTGTCCTTCGATGGGGAAAGAGTCCCACCATCCTCCACAAG GTTTGCGATCTACCATTCGTTTTCTTCAGTGACCCAGAGTTGATGCCGATCTTGGCTGGAACACTAGTTGCTGCTTGCTACGGGTGTGAGCAGAACAAGTTTGTAGTTCAGCAAGAACTGAGTGTTGACATGCTACTTTCCTTGCTAAGGTCTTGTAGGAATGCTGCTCCTGCAACTCAGCTTAATTCAACCTTAGACAATTCCACAACAGATGAATCGAGTGAATATAATCAATTAGctactgaaattaaaaaacCGCATGTGGAAATTCCTGTAAAATGTGGCCGTTCCAATGGCAAAGGCACTCGGGCTTCCTTCGGAAAGAGTGGTGCTTCGGGAAATAACGTAAAAAATGGTAGAATAAGAAGCCAACGGGACGCTAAAACAACTAAGCATTCTGAAGAACTGGCTCCTAAGCACGGCGAGCCTTCGTATTTAATGTTGCACTGTAGATTTCTTCCCAGATTCATCGATAAAGTAGAGCAGTTCTTTTCATCGGAAATTGCTAACGGGGTTGATGAACTCTGA
- the LOC137807731 gene encoding uncharacterized protein, whose product MENRLHQRRVSFSDSHSPKHHGSSDKTLNWLPRITSHDDYIRDDEYVTSVAATAFAIHSLEEAELRGLQKMRKRPKSSRPQTVRREEDGISKRPSNGETSMKRSPGQDPRTKETAFPVRRPSGTSSPRPVSPALGHPMQKGIPLPHKNTKTKPETCGSALKKIIQKQYEIMKSKILSREFVKTIQAKVQGTRKMQNYRSKVIREDMGARAGLEGRRREESQARKNSIKNRKTSKVPVKCLSFNC is encoded by the exons ATGGAAAATAGACTCCACCAAAGAAG AGTGTCATTTTCTGATTCCCATTCTCCAAAACATCATGGGTCAAGTGACAAGACTTTGAACTGGCTCCCAAGGATAACTTCTCATGATGACTATATAAGAGATGATGAGTACGTAACTTCAGTTGCAGCTACGGCATTTGCGATTCATTCTCTAGAAGAAGCAGAGTTACGTGGCTTGCAAAAAATGAGAAAGCGCCCCAAATCTTCGAGGCCTCAAACTGTGAGAAGAGAAGAGGATGGCATATCAAAGCGGCCAAGTAATG GGGAAACTTCCATGAAAAGGTCACCAGGACAAGACCCTAGGACCAAAGAAACTGCTTTTCCTGTTAGACGTCCGAGTGGTACATCTTCTCCAAGACCTGTATCTCCTGCACTAGGGCATCCGATGCAGAAAGGGATTCCGTTACCACACAAAAATACTAAAACCAAACCAGAAACTTGTGGAAGTGCtctgaaaaaaattattcaaaagca GTATGAGATAATGAAGTCCAAAATTCTTTCCAGGGAGTTTGTGAAAACGATTCAGGCCAAAGTCCAG GGAACAAGGAAAATGCAAAATTACCGGAGTAAGGTAATAAGGGAAGATATGGGAGCTAGAGCAGGGTTAGAAGGCAGAAGAAGAGAAGAGTCCCAGGCAAGAAAGAACTCAATCAAAAATCGAAAAACAAGCAAGGTCCCTGTGAAATGTTTGAGCTTCAATTGTTAG